One Ignavibacteria bacterium genomic window carries:
- a CDS encoding long-chain fatty acid--CoA ligase codes for MPIVTEFTTIVEMYDRITKHFINLERPALMHKVQNQWVGIKYSELREIVRNFAMGLLSLGIKRGDMVGIISENRPEWVFADFAILSIGAVDVPMYPSSTSNTIEYIMNDSECKAVIVSNKLQLTKVLKIKDNVKSLKHIIVLNEKDAEEGILTFNQVVEKGKQEASRFESVLEEEMKKVKPEDLATLIYTSGTTGEPKGVMLTHNNFVSNVKSALQVIPADHTDIFLSFLPLSHSFERMAGYYTAFSAGCLIAYAQSIDTVAKDLQEVKPTIMTSVPRLFERIHARVMKNVDSSPPTKQKIFYWALEIGKKYHQAKKERKTNPLLAAKYKLAEKLVFHKIRAATGGRLRFFVSGGAALPQEIGEFFEAMGILIIEGYGLTESSPVITCNRLDDYKFGTVGKPIPGVEVKIADDGEILARGPNIMKGYYKNKKATEEAIDKDGWLHTGDIGEFDKQGFLKITDRKKHLFKTSGGKYIAPQQLENLFTRSKFIDQFVLIGDNKTFLSALITPDFEAIREYADAHKIPYERVEDLAHHPEIYRLIEKDIQTLQKNLANYERIRKFVILDKPFTIEGGELTPTLKVRRKVIEERYANLIKEMYERE; via the coding sequence ATGCCTATTGTTACTGAATTTACAACTATCGTAGAGATGTACGATAGAATAACAAAGCATTTTATTAATCTTGAGCGACCTGCTCTAATGCACAAAGTCCAAAATCAGTGGGTGGGAATAAAATACAGCGAGCTGAGGGAAATTGTTAGAAATTTTGCAATGGGTTTACTTTCTTTAGGGATTAAAAGAGGCGATATGGTGGGAATTATATCAGAGAATAGACCCGAATGGGTTTTTGCTGATTTTGCAATTTTGTCAATCGGGGCTGTTGATGTTCCAATGTATCCTTCTTCCACTTCAAATACCATTGAATATATAATGAACGATTCGGAATGCAAAGCAGTAATTGTTTCGAATAAACTTCAACTTACCAAAGTTCTGAAGATTAAAGATAATGTTAAATCGCTTAAACATATTATTGTTTTGAATGAAAAGGATGCTGAAGAGGGAATTCTAACTTTTAATCAAGTAGTTGAAAAAGGTAAACAGGAGGCATCCAGATTTGAATCTGTTCTCGAAGAGGAAATGAAAAAGGTTAAACCTGAGGATCTTGCAACTTTAATTTATACTTCAGGAACTACAGGTGAACCGAAGGGTGTGATGCTTACGCACAATAATTTTGTAAGTAATGTGAAATCAGCATTACAGGTAATTCCAGCGGATCACACTGATATTTTCCTGTCATTTCTTCCTCTTTCACATTCATTTGAAAGGATGGCAGGGTATTATACTGCATTTTCAGCAGGATGTCTGATTGCTTATGCCCAATCAATCGATACAGTTGCAAAAGATTTACAGGAAGTAAAACCGACAATTATGACATCAGTACCTAGATTGTTTGAAAGAATACACGCAAGAGTTATGAAGAATGTTGATTCTTCGCCTCCGACGAAACAAAAAATTTTCTACTGGGCACTCGAAATAGGTAAGAAATATCATCAAGCAAAGAAAGAAAGAAAAACAAACCCGCTTCTAGCAGCAAAATATAAACTGGCTGAAAAACTTGTATTTCATAAAATAAGAGCAGCTACTGGCGGTAGATTAAGATTCTTTGTCAGTGGCGGTGCTGCACTTCCACAAGAGATAGGTGAATTTTTTGAAGCAATGGGAATCTTGATTATTGAAGGTTATGGATTAACAGAATCAAGTCCGGTTATAACTTGCAACCGACTTGATGATTACAAGTTTGGAACAGTTGGTAAACCAATTCCTGGTGTCGAAGTCAAAATTGCTGATGATGGTGAAATACTTGCTCGTGGTCCAAACATTATGAAGGGTTATTACAAAAACAAAAAAGCAACGGAAGAAGCTATTGATAAAGACGGCTGGCTTCATACTGGCGATATCGGTGAATTTGATAAACAAGGATTTTTGAAAATCACAGACAGAAAGAAACACTTATTCAAAACTTCTGGTGGTAAATACATTGCACCTCAACAACTCGAAAATCTCTTTACAAGAAGTAAGTTTATCGATCAATTTGTCTTGATTGGTGATAACAAGACCTTCCTTTCAGCTCTCATCACTCCCGATTTCGAAGCAATTCGAGAATATGCAGATGCTCACAAAATTCCTTACGAAAGAGTTGAAGACCTTGCTCATCATCCTGAAATTTATAGGTTAATTGAAAAAGATATTCAAACACTGCAAAAGAATCTTGCTAATTATGAGAGAATTAGAAAATTCGTCATTCTTGATAAGCCATTTACTATTGAAGGCGGTGAATTAACACCAACATTGAAGGTAAGAAGAAAGGTAATCGAAGAACGTTATGCTAATCTAATTAAAGAAATGTACGAAAGAGAATAA
- a CDS encoding EutN/CcmL family microcompartment protein, giving the protein MILGRVIGTVWATRKDENLVGAKFLIVRQINLDYSDTKNFVIAVDSVGAGVGEVVLVATGSSARQTAFTKNKPIDAVIMAIVDKLDIVIKEEKLETAKN; this is encoded by the coding sequence TTGATTTTAGGAAGAGTAATTGGAACAGTCTGGGCAACAAGAAAAGACGAAAATCTTGTTGGCGCAAAATTTTTAATTGTTCGTCAGATAAATTTAGATTATTCAGATACAAAAAATTTCGTCATTGCTGTAGATAGCGTTGGTGCTGGTGTCGGTGAGGTTGTTCTGGTTGCAACTGGCTCTTCCGCCAGACAGACGGCGTTTACCAAGAATAAACCTATTGATGCTGTAATTATGGCAATAGTTGATAAACTGGACATAGTAATTAAAGAAGAAAAATTGGAGACAGCAAAGAACTAA
- a CDS encoding phosphopentomutase, which translates to MKKAVVIVLDGVGIGNAPDAKFYNDEGSNTLGNIAKALNGIELPNLEKLGLGKIVKLNSIEREVIGCFGKMKEVSRGKDSTTGHWELGGLISEKQFPVYPNGFPDEIIEKFIRLNNLKGILGNKAASGTEIIKELGEEHIKTGYPIVYTSADSVFQIAAHEDVIPVERLYEICKVTREQVMIGEHAVGRIIARPFIGSNGNFTRTYRRKDFALEPSGDVIFDVLKRNNIKTIGIGKINDLYAYRNIDVQIKTKNNLDGILQTIDAIKSETNSYIMTNLVDFDMLYGHRNDVQGFYNALLEFDNYLPEIMNSLNEEDLLFITADHGNDPTFPGTDHTRELVPILVYGKKIKQNVNLGLRETFADLAKTICHFYGFENNLNGKSFLTEIIL; encoded by the coding sequence ATGAAAAAAGCTGTTGTAATAGTCCTTGATGGAGTCGGAATTGGTAACGCACCCGATGCAAAATTTTATAATGACGAAGGTTCAAATACACTTGGAAACATTGCTAAAGCATTAAATGGAATAGAACTCCCAAATCTTGAAAAACTCGGACTTGGAAAAATCGTCAAATTAAATTCTATTGAAAGAGAGGTAATCGGGTGTTTTGGTAAAATGAAGGAAGTTTCAAGAGGAAAGGACAGCACAACAGGACATTGGGAACTCGGTGGTTTAATTTCCGAAAAACAATTCCCTGTTTATCCTAACGGCTTTCCTGATGAAATCATTGAGAAATTTATTCGACTTAATAATTTGAAGGGAATATTAGGTAATAAAGCAGCTTCAGGAACAGAAATTATTAAAGAGCTTGGCGAAGAACATATTAAAACAGGATATCCGATTGTTTATACGAGTGCCGATTCTGTTTTTCAAATTGCAGCTCATGAAGATGTAATTCCCGTCGAAAGATTATATGAAATTTGTAAAGTTACTCGTGAACAGGTGATGATTGGTGAACACGCTGTTGGACGAATCATAGCTCGACCATTTATTGGTTCAAATGGAAATTTCACAAGAACTTATAGACGAAAAGATTTTGCACTTGAACCAAGTGGTGATGTGATTTTTGATGTTCTAAAAAGAAATAATATCAAGACAATCGGAATTGGAAAGATTAATGATCTGTATGCATACAGAAATATTGATGTTCAAATAAAAACAAAAAATAATCTCGATGGAATTCTTCAGACAATTGATGCAATTAAATCTGAAACGAATTCTTACATTATGACAAATCTCGTAGATTTTGATATGCTTTATGGTCATAGAAACGATGTTCAGGGTTTTTACAACGCTTTATTAGAATTTGATAATTATTTACCTGAAATAATGAATTCCTTAAACGAAGAAGATTTACTTTTCATTACTGCAGATCATGGGAATGATCCGACTTTTCCAGGCACTGATCACACTAGAGAACTTGTTCCAATTCTGGTTTATGGTAAAAAGATAAAGCAAAATGTTAATCTAGGCTTAAGAGAGACTTTCGCTGATTTAGCAAAAACCATCTGCCATTTTTACGGTTTTGAAAATAATCTTAACGGAAAAAGTTTTTTAACTGAAATAATTTTATGA
- a CDS encoding vitamin B12-dependent ribonucleotide reductase — translation MSQSNTKSNNNISLNEDLFKQGGLKFKYTFSKKGVHPFDEIEWELREAKITNEKGQIVFHQKDVEVPKSWSITATNVVVSKYFHGQINSPERERSVKQLINRVSKTITEWGIKDGYFASPEDAQAFYSELTYLLVNQYGSFNSPVWFNVGIEEKPQCSACFINSVEDTMESILELAKTEGMLFKYGSGTGSNLSVLRSSKEPLSGGGMASGPVSFMKGFDAFAGVIKSGGKTRRAAKMVILNVDHPDIIDFINCKAEEEKKAHALIQMGYDPGFNVPGGAYDSIAYQNANHSVRVTDEFMQAVIEDKEWHTKAVKTGKILDTYRARDIMDQIAQAAWICGDPGMQFDTTINDWHTCPNTAKINASNPCSEYMFLDDSACNLASLNLMKFRKDDGSFDIEKFKYACDIFITAQEIIVDNSSYPTKAIEKNSHEYRPLGLGYANLGALLMANGFAYDSDEGRAFAAAITSIMTGEAYRQSAIIAGEMGPFKGYAKNREPFLRVMNKHLSAARKIDGTLIPLDLYNEAVAVWEEAIKIGEKNGFRNAQVTVLAPTGTIGFMMDCDTTGVEPDIALVKYKKLVGGGVFKIVNNTVPLALEKLGYDSEQIEQIVAYINANDTIEGAPYLLEKHLPIFDCAFKPANGKRSIHYMGHIKMMAAVQPFLSGAISKTVNMPNEVTPEDIKNAYIEAWKLGLKAIAIYRDGCKLTQPLSTSLKTDKKLKTEEKTTVVEQKPRRRRLPDERKSITHKFSIGGHEGYITVGMYEDGSPGEIFIVMSKEGSTISGVMDAFATAVSLALQYGVPLKVLVDKFTHTRFEPSGFTNNKQIPIAKSIMDYIFRWLALKFLPEESISYSSVVETPTAVNETPDTTSTVQVNSETPTNTIEQTEKLIFVSQADAPPCPECGSIMVRSGSCYKCFECGSTSGCS, via the coding sequence ATGAGCCAGTCAAATACAAAGTCCAATAACAATATTTCATTAAATGAGGATTTATTTAAGCAGGGAGGTTTGAAGTTTAAATATACTTTTTCAAAAAAGGGTGTGCATCCTTTTGATGAAATAGAATGGGAACTGAGAGAAGCAAAAATTACAAACGAAAAAGGTCAGATTGTATTTCATCAAAAAGATGTTGAAGTCCCTAAAAGCTGGTCAATAACAGCAACTAATGTAGTTGTATCAAAATATTTTCATGGTCAAATCAATTCACCAGAAAGAGAAAGAAGTGTTAAACAATTAATTAATAGAGTTTCTAAGACCATTACCGAATGGGGAATTAAAGATGGATATTTCGCATCTCCCGAAGATGCACAAGCATTCTACTCAGAATTAACCTATCTTCTTGTCAATCAATATGGCAGTTTTAATAGTCCTGTCTGGTTCAATGTTGGAATAGAAGAAAAACCACAATGTTCAGCATGCTTTATTAATTCCGTTGAAGATACGATGGAATCTATTTTAGAGCTTGCAAAAACTGAAGGAATGCTTTTTAAATATGGAAGTGGGACGGGCTCAAATTTGAGTGTTTTAAGATCATCAAAAGAACCATTAAGCGGTGGAGGGATGGCATCAGGACCTGTTTCATTTATGAAAGGCTTCGATGCATTCGCTGGTGTAATTAAAAGCGGAGGAAAAACTCGTCGCGCTGCCAAAATGGTGATTTTAAATGTTGATCATCCGGATATTATCGATTTTATTAATTGTAAAGCTGAAGAAGAAAAGAAAGCTCATGCCTTAATTCAAATGGGATACGATCCTGGCTTTAATGTACCCGGCGGAGCTTACGATAGTATTGCTTACCAAAATGCCAATCATTCAGTTCGCGTTACAGATGAATTTATGCAAGCTGTTATCGAGGATAAGGAATGGCATACAAAAGCAGTCAAAACAGGGAAAATACTTGATACATATCGTGCAAGGGATATAATGGATCAAATTGCTCAAGCGGCCTGGATTTGCGGTGACCCTGGAATGCAATTCGATACAACAATTAATGACTGGCATACCTGCCCAAATACTGCAAAAATTAATGCAAGTAATCCTTGCAGCGAATATATGTTCCTTGATGATTCGGCATGTAATCTTGCATCTTTAAATTTAATGAAATTCAGGAAAGATGACGGTTCATTTGACATAGAAAAATTTAAATATGCCTGTGACATTTTCATTACAGCTCAAGAAATCATCGTAGATAATTCTTCCTATCCAACTAAAGCTATTGAGAAAAACAGTCATGAATATCGTCCACTTGGTCTTGGTTATGCAAATCTCGGTGCTCTTTTAATGGCAAATGGATTTGCTTACGATAGTGATGAAGGTCGTGCTTTCGCTGCAGCAATTACATCAATTATGACTGGCGAAGCTTATAGACAATCTGCAATAATTGCAGGTGAAATGGGACCTTTCAAAGGTTATGCAAAAAATCGTGAACCATTCTTGAGAGTAATGAATAAACATCTTTCAGCAGCTAGAAAAATTGATGGTACTTTAATTCCTCTTGATCTTTATAATGAAGCCGTAGCTGTATGGGAAGAAGCTATTAAAATTGGCGAAAAAAATGGTTTTAGAAATGCTCAGGTTACTGTCCTGGCTCCAACCGGAACAATAGGCTTTATGATGGACTGCGATACTACAGGCGTTGAACCTGATATTGCTCTCGTGAAATACAAAAAATTAGTTGGTGGTGGTGTCTTTAAAATTGTCAACAATACTGTTCCATTGGCACTTGAAAAATTAGGATATGATAGTGAGCAAATTGAACAGATCGTTGCTTATATCAATGCAAATGATACAATTGAAGGAGCTCCATATTTATTAGAGAAACATTTACCGATTTTTGATTGCGCCTTTAAACCAGCCAATGGCAAAAGATCAATTCATTATATGGGACACATTAAAATGATGGCTGCCGTTCAGCCATTCCTTTCAGGTGCAATTTCAAAAACAGTAAATATGCCAAATGAAGTTACACCAGAGGACATTAAAAATGCTTACATAGAAGCGTGGAAACTTGGCTTAAAGGCAATCGCAATTTACCGTGATGGTTGTAAACTAACTCAACCCCTAAGCACCTCACTCAAAACCGATAAAAAATTAAAGACTGAGGAAAAAACAACAGTAGTTGAACAAAAGCCGAGAAGACGAAGATTACCCGACGAAAGAAAATCAATTACTCATAAATTCAGCATTGGAGGTCACGAAGGTTACATTACAGTTGGTATGTACGAAGACGGCAGTCCGGGTGAGATTTTTATTGTAATGTCAAAAGAAGGAAGTACAATTTCTGGTGTTATGGATGCTTTTGCTACAGCTGTATCTCTTGCTTTGCAATACGGCGTACCTTTAAAAGTTCTTGTTGATAAATTTACTCATACTAGATTTGAACCTTCTGGTTTTACTAACAACAAGCAAATCCCAATTGCCAAGTCAATTATGGATTACATTTTTAGGTGGTTAGCATTAAAATTCTTACCTGAAGAATCAATTAGTTATTCTTCTGTTGTTGAGACACCTACTGCTGTAAATGAGACTCCTGATACAACTTCAACAGTTCAAGTAAATTCGGAGACACCAACCAATACAATTGAACAAACTGAAAAACTCATATTTGTAAGTCAGGCTGACGCTCCACCTTGCCCAGAATGCGGCTCAATAATGGTACGAAGTGGAAGTTGTTATAAATGCTTTGAATGTGGATCAACAAGTGGTTGTTCTTAA
- a CDS encoding sigma-70 family RNA polymerase sigma factor has protein sequence MVRITKQYTNRESQSLDKYLQEIGKVDLITAEEEIDLAQRIKKGDQKALEKLVKANLRFVVSVAKQYQNQGLSLGDLINEGNLGLIKAAKRFDETRGFKFISYAVWWIRQSILQALAEQSRIVRLPLNRVGALNKIGKAFSNLEQEFEREPSAEELSEELNIPVNEISDTLKISGRHVSVDAPFAPGEENRLLDVISNDQQPAPDHGLMKESLKMEIERALSTLTEREAEVIRLYFGLNHEHSLTLEEIGEKFNLTRERVRQIKEKAIRRLRHASRSKALKAYLG, from the coding sequence ATGGTGAGAATAACCAAACAATACACAAATCGTGAAAGTCAGTCATTAGATAAATATTTGCAAGAAATTGGTAAAGTTGACCTGATTACTGCAGAAGAAGAAATTGATTTAGCTCAACGAATTAAAAAAGGTGACCAGAAAGCTTTAGAAAAACTGGTCAAAGCTAATCTTAGATTCGTGGTCAGCGTTGCAAAACAATATCAAAACCAGGGATTATCACTTGGTGATTTAATTAACGAGGGTAATCTTGGACTAATTAAAGCAGCAAAAAGATTTGACGAAACCAGAGGTTTCAAATTCATTTCTTACGCTGTGTGGTGGATTCGTCAGTCTATTTTACAGGCTTTAGCCGAACAATCGAGAATTGTCAGATTGCCTCTTAATAGAGTTGGTGCATTAAATAAAATTGGCAAAGCATTCAGCAACCTTGAGCAAGAATTCGAAAGAGAACCGAGCGCAGAGGAACTTTCAGAAGAATTAAATATTCCTGTTAATGAAATTTCTGATACCTTAAAAATTTCTGGTCGCCATGTTTCTGTTGATGCTCCATTTGCACCTGGTGAAGAAAACAGATTGCTTGATGTTATCAGCAACGATCAGCAGCCAGCTCCAGATCATGGTTTGATGAAAGAATCATTAAAGATGGAAATTGAAAGAGCTCTTTCTACTTTAACTGAAAGAGAAGCTGAAGTTATAAGATTATACTTTGGTTTAAATCACGAGCATTCTCTTACACTTGAAGAAATTGGTGAGAAATTTAACCTTACTCGTGAGAGAGTCCGTCAAATAAAAGAGAAAGCAATCCGCAGATTGCGTCATGCTTCTCGAAGTAAAGCTTTAAAAGCCTACTTAGGATAG
- a CDS encoding AbgT family transporter, with amino-acid sequence MKNFKNYLSKIFNRSLDLIEYVGNKLPHPATLFALLAFLVALFSMIGDFLQWSAIHPANKSEIKVQNLMNAEGIRWIYTNITFNFVNFPPLGYVLAVMIGIGVAEGSGLFTALIRALVLSAPKRLITFSLVFTGILSHIASEAGYVILIPLGAMLFHALGRHPMAGLAAAFCGVSGGFGANFLIGSVDPILAGLSQSAAQILDPNIKINAAVNFYFMFVSAILITFLGTFITERIVEPRLKTYSGGVDRVDVETISPEEKKGLKWAGISALVIVILLILSIVPENGILRNPETKEILHSPFFDGIITGILLFFFIPGLAYGIAVRSIKNDKDLMKHIIKSMGTMATYIVLVFFAAQFVYFFKYSNLGLILAIKGAEFLKSIELTGISLIVAFVLLSAFINMFMGSASAKWAIMAPVFVPMFMLLGYHPALTQAAFRIGDSVTNLITPMMSYFALIVAFAQKYDEKYGIGTIISTMLPYTILFTIFWVILLVIWMLIGLPVGPDGPLYLN; translated from the coding sequence ATGAAAAACTTTAAAAATTATCTTTCAAAAATTTTTAATCGTAGTCTTGATTTAATTGAATATGTTGGAAATAAACTTCCTCACCCCGCAACCCTTTTTGCCCTACTTGCGTTCCTTGTAGCTTTGTTTTCGATGATTGGAGATTTTTTACAATGGAGCGCAATCCATCCAGCAAATAAATCTGAAATAAAAGTTCAAAACTTAATGAATGCCGAAGGTATAAGATGGATTTACACAAACATAACTTTCAATTTTGTTAATTTTCCGCCGCTGGGTTATGTTCTGGCAGTAATGATCGGAATAGGAGTAGCAGAAGGTTCTGGCTTATTCACTGCATTAATTCGAGCTTTAGTTTTAAGCGCACCTAAACGGTTAATAACATTCTCATTAGTTTTTACTGGTATTCTTTCTCATATCGCGTCGGAAGCAGGCTATGTGATTTTAATACCACTTGGTGCAATGCTTTTTCATGCGCTCGGTCGTCATCCGATGGCTGGACTTGCAGCTGCCTTCTGCGGTGTCAGTGGAGGCTTTGGTGCAAATTTCTTGATAGGTTCAGTTGATCCAATTCTGGCAGGACTTTCTCAATCAGCTGCACAGATTTTAGATCCAAACATTAAAATAAATGCAGCGGTTAATTTTTACTTTATGTTTGTATCAGCAATTTTGATTACATTTTTGGGTACATTCATAACTGAAAGAATTGTTGAGCCTAGATTAAAAACCTATTCTGGTGGAGTAGATAGAGTAGATGTAGAAACAATTTCACCAGAGGAGAAAAAAGGTTTAAAATGGGCAGGAATTAGTGCACTGGTAATTGTTATTCTACTAATCCTAAGCATTGTACCTGAAAATGGAATTCTGAGAAATCCCGAGACAAAAGAGATTTTGCATTCACCATTTTTTGATGGTATTATAACCGGTATCCTTCTCTTCTTTTTCATTCCTGGTCTAGCTTATGGAATTGCAGTTAGATCAATTAAAAATGATAAAGATTTGATGAAACATATTATTAAATCGATGGGAACAATGGCGACGTATATCGTTTTAGTTTTCTTTGCTGCACAATTTGTTTATTTCTTTAAGTACAGTAATCTCGGCTTAATTTTAGCAATAAAAGGTGCTGAATTTTTGAAAAGCATTGAACTAACTGGTATTAGTTTGATTGTTGCATTTGTTTTGTTATCGGCTTTTATAAATATGTTTATGGGAAGTGCTTCAGCTAAATGGGCGATAATGGCTCCTGTCTTTGTTCCTATGTTCATGTTACTCGGTTATCATCCTGCATTAACTCAAGCCGCTTTTAGAATTGGAGATTCTGTTACAAACTTAATTACACCTATGATGAGTTACTTTGCTTTGATTGTTGCCTTTGCTCAGAAGTATGATGAGAAATACGGTATTGGAACTATAATTTCTACAATGCTTCCTTATACAATTTTATTTACAATCTTCTGGGTTATTTTATTAGTGATCTGGATGTTAATTGGTTTGCCTGTTGGACCGGATGGACCTTTGTACTTGAATTAA
- a CDS encoding PIN domain-containing protein encodes MKQILVDTDILLDHLTTGEKTSTLMKLMSRYDCFTTVINAIEVYEFAGEEYKKYADMVLYGFKVLGIHSRYAEKVADLINQANRHNFDWNLRDAIIVMMAAQNKLILTTFNHEKYLNYNNVKLLKINK; translated from the coding sequence ATGAAACAAATTTTAGTTGATACCGATATACTTTTAGATCATCTAACTACAGGTGAAAAAACATCAACTTTGATGAAATTGATGTCCCGTTACGATTGTTTTACAACAGTTATTAATGCAATTGAAGTCTATGAATTTGCCGGTGAAGAATACAAAAAATACGCAGATATGGTGCTTTACGGTTTCAAGGTTCTGGGAATCCACAGCCGATATGCAGAAAAGGTTGCTGATTTAATTAATCAAGCAAATCGACATAATTTTGATTGGAACTTGCGAGATGCAATAATTGTTATGATGGCTGCTCAGAACAAATTAATACTTACTACTTTTAATCACGAAAAATATTTAAATTATAATAATGTAAAACTGCTAAAAATAAACAAATAA
- a CDS encoding EutN/CcmL family microcompartment protein produces MFFAKVIGTIWATKKYPALQSMKMQFIQPLNSNLEKTGEPIVAIDTVGAGPGEIVMYITASEAVIPLPVDMAPVDASIVGIIDRIDVETNLKG; encoded by the coding sequence ATGTTTTTTGCGAAGGTAATTGGAACAATTTGGGCAACAAAAAAGTATCCTGCCCTGCAATCAATGAAAATGCAATTTATTCAACCTCTTAATTCAAATTTGGAAAAAACGGGGGAGCCAATTGTTGCCATAGATACTGTGGGTGCGGGTCCTGGAGAAATTGTTATGTATATCACTGCATCTGAAGCAGTTATTCCATTACCTGTTGATATGGCTCCTGTTGATGCCTCTATCGTAGGTATAATTGATAGAATAGATGTCGAAACAAATTTAAAGGGTTAA